Part of the Spirochaetota bacterium genome is shown below.
AATCACCTGCTTTTACAGAAATCTCTTCAAACATGTCATCAAACATATTTTTATTTGCGTTTTCTAAGTACTGTTCAGCAGTAATACCTTCTTTCATTCCCATAATTAGGGTAGCATCATCACTTGCTGAGATTATATACCAACATTCGGCTTTACCAAAAGATTTTTCTATAGGAATAGAATAGAAATCATCGGGATGGACTTGAATAGATAATTTGTCATTAATATCCAAAAATTTTAGTAAGAGAGGAAATATATTGAGATATTTATCAGCGATATCTTTTCCTAATATTTCTGTAGAATAAGTATTCAATAATTCAGGAATAGTTTTGCCTTTGAATTCACCATTGAGTACAATACCTAGACCATTATTGTGAGCAGAAGCTTCCCAACTTTCACCATAATTTTGATCTTTTTTAGGTAAATTTTTACTAAGGATTGTATTTAAAGCTCTTCCTCCCCAAACTTTTTCTTTAAAAATAGGGGAAAATTGCATAGGATAAAATTTCATATATTCTCCTTTTGATATATTCTTATATTTATATATTATTATAAATCTATTTTAGTTATTTGTCTAGTTAGTATTTTATTTTTGCTAACTATTATAATCTTTGTTATACTAACTAGACGAAAATTATAATTAATATGCATTACCAAGGAGAATATTTTGAGTGAAATTTTTATTATTTTAGTCTTAGGTTTAGTTAGTGGTTTGGCCAGTGGTTTATTTGGAATAGGAGGAGCTGTTATTATAGTTCCACTATTAGTATCTGTATTCAATTATCCACAAAAAATGGCACAGGGAACAACTTTGTTAATGTTTATAATAGCTCCGTCTATTTTAGCAGGAATACAATATTATAAAGCTGGAAATGCTAATGTTAAGACAGCTGTATTTCTTTGGATAGGGGTGTTTATAGGTGCAGCTGTGGGAGCTTGGCTTGTAAATTCTGTATTCAAAGATTCACCTATATTTACAATGGTATTAAAAAAATCTTTTTCAGTTATTATGATTATTATGGCTGTTAAAATGTGGTTTTCATAACTTGAAATAAATAAAAAAGATCTCGTATCATACGAGATCTTTTTTTTTATTATAAATATTTTATTTATTATTTGTTGCGTTAGATTTAAATAATTTGTAAGGTATAATATAAGGGGTAGTAGATTTGTACTCCTCCCAATTAAAATATTTTTTCATCTGATTTTCTAAGATAGGTCCTGTAAGATAATTAATAATACAGGTAATGGTTAATGGTGATAAAATAGAAATTAAACTCACAAAAATCATAAGATTAGAGGATATAGAATTATTACTAAAAACAGCCACACGTGTTGCTATCCAAATACCCCACCAAAATAATATTTCGCCAAAATAATTAGGATGTCTTGAATACTTCCACAATCCTTGTTTTACTAATTCTCCAGGTTTTTTCAAATATTTTAGCTGAAAATCACTGACCCATTCCCAATACAATCCTGCAATAGATATTATTATACCAAATGTTAAGATATAAGTATTTATAGGTAATTTAATAATTTGAGATTCTATAGGCATATAAAAATAAAATGGAAGACATATTAACCAAATAAAAAATGCTTGACTAAGAAAAACATTAATATAACTTTGGAGTATTTTATAACGAGAACCTTTGAATTGTTCGTAGCGGGTGTCTTCTTTTTTTACCCCGCGCATACCAAGATGGATAGACAATCGAAGTCCCCATATGCTTACCAATCCTACAACCCATAGATGCTGGGTTGGATAAAAATCCCAAAACATTCCCCATCCTGTCAAAACAACGATAACAAATCCTAATCCCCAAGCGATGTCTAATATTTTCCAAATGTTTATTGCATAAGCAATAACAAAAATAATAGTGAAAAGTATCCATAAGATTAAAAGACTAAAACCTGCATAAGTAAGTACTGATAAAACAAATATATCCATAATATACACTCCGTATCGTATATATACTTATATAATATAGTTATTATAACTAATTTTGTCAAATATATGTAATATATTTGACATAATCATAATATATAGTAAAATGTAATATCATACTCATGATTAATTATGAGTTACAATAGGAGAATATCATGTTATCATTATACGCTTTAGGTCCGATTTTGTTCTTAATTACTTTATTAACAGGTCTTAAGAAACCTGCTTATATTGTTGCCCCTTTAACTTTACTTATAACGGCTTTATTAGCTTATTTTGTATGGGAACAAAATATCAATTTAATAGCGTTGTCAGTATTAGAAGGTGTTATTTATGGTCTATGGCCTATAGGGATTATTATTTTAGGCTCTATTACCTTGTCTAATCTGATGGTAGCAAGTGGCTCTGTCAAAAAAATTCAATCTCTTATAGGTACTATTTCTAATGATAGTCGTATTACCGTGGTACTAATTGCATGGGGT
Proteins encoded:
- a CDS encoding class I mannose-6-phosphate isomerase — encoded protein: MKFYPMQFSPIFKEKVWGGRALNTILSKNLPKKDQNYGESWEASAHNNGLGIVLNGEFKGKTIPELLNTYSTEILGKDIADKYLNIFPLLLKFLDINDKLSIQVHPDDFYSIPIEKSFGKAECWYIISASDDATLIMGMKEGITAEQYLENANKNMFDDMFEEISVKAGDLVVIKPGMVHASLKGSILICELQQNSDITYRIYDFDRLENGTKRPLHLKKSADVIDFQARADVRSFANNHSEIVELLDWEYFTLNRLTINSSIIRSSIPIMKLYSILKGYFVMTCQNEKMTLTQGDSFLLPANLEITLEGNGELLEAFPK
- a CDS encoding sulfite exporter TauE/SafE family protein, with protein sequence MSEIFIILVLGLVSGLASGLFGIGGAVIIVPLLVSVFNYPQKMAQGTTLLMFIIAPSILAGIQYYKAGNANVKTAVFLWIGVFIGAAVGAWLVNSVFKDSPIFTMVLKKSFSVIMIIMAVKMWFS
- a CDS encoding DUF1295 domain-containing protein, encoding MDIFVLSVLTYAGFSLLILWILFTIIFVIAYAINIWKILDIAWGLGFVIVVLTGWGMFWDFYPTQHLWVVGLVSIWGLRLSIHLGMRGVKKEDTRYEQFKGSRYKILQSYINVFLSQAFFIWLICLPFYFYMPIESQIIKLPINTYILTFGIIISIAGLYWEWVSDFQLKYLKKPGELVKQGLWKYSRHPNYFGEILFWWGIWIATRVAVFSNNSISSNLMIFVSLISILSPLTITCIINYLTGPILENQMKKYFNWEEYKSTTPYIIPYKLFKSNATNNK